A genomic segment from Acipenser ruthenus chromosome 5, fAciRut3.2 maternal haplotype, whole genome shotgun sequence encodes:
- the LOC117403280 gene encoding PHD finger protein 3-like isoform X3: MRLSSPSPPCRAPFVGLEDIMYEGELKESGHDIIEEEDLMLPGKSQRGRSVNAALQSPRKSPRLMAQEPVRSLRQSTLARRCSPSNTLKKSPAKGDPGRRGEQKQQENLTGQDESESCSQESGLHSVQQIIATGVSAMNPAAVAPKKEDTVEDFNSGLKVEEQSCRSHMTDTNMAQTNEDSSICQIHDTDKKISREQDNELFETSISENAPNTAIHTEGNICEVKGKASEMQINILGSSELGPCINPNEVQEGPNMLLRNCKVEDRTKKNIPDKSAIEPENVRDQIDAQTLRYSSVERIGPDKSHGVNETQQHADTNAEERLHPSKGRKNQESRSKLDQKYPIKKLLKSKEVHSTLKQHHKLLPKLQAELLMEQKFAQQRKARIDIPNYQGPKQKQPLTAIKRKADDPKMHQQQEAAKLQKTEGSSQDVKSKIGAKTHPKQAHMLQPSMSLKSPESGRPANRTLAIGVVKDRFKSQQQTTQFPHMSQKHHVALSKSSFIQKDELEEDDGEKHNLKKNEKGLHRQRRSSRSLSLNEPPLFIPDNVPAVKKDASEDGDSNDNEVMWDHSKNCVFCKKPHSNRFMVGCGRCDDWFHGDCVGLGLAQAQQMEQEDQEYVCLKCCAEEDKGVKSSAQNPCAKQQPSSLHHSKPEHQESRPAVKHEKLGQSASSSTGVCNLNLGTSEKTKQSDDIRKYKVKIFRKESTEGISSESREMENRKMQTVGRIRRPSGDWMGHGDSEPKPGISERQDIKKRQIEKSPFSLLSSSKKPSVEQIRQNVRESLKDILIKRLSESNLKISTDRAAKVALKTERELFSFFRDTDTKYKSKYRSLMFNLKDAKNNVLFKRVLKGEISPDHLIRMSPEELASKELAAWRQRENRHTIEMIEKEQREVERRPITKITHKGEIEIENQEQVKEPEVMEVEEEPVPKPVEEPEEVTEEADSESTKDTTSQHKKHLFDLNCKICTGRMAPPVDDVPSKIVKVATTVIRRQSNIEEETLVNTVPTYSEVLSFSAQDEKDEKKTVSPSASFCAEGRFNAYDNVIDEAAFVGRLESLWKGFINMPSVAKFVIKAYPVSGILDHLTEDLPDSIQVGGRISPQMVWDYVEKIRASGTKEVCLIRFCPVTEEDQISYTLLYAYFSSRKRYGVVANNMKQVKDMYLIPLASSEKVPHHLLSFDGPGLEARRPNLLLGLIIRQRVKRDFVAVLPVDVPETASDASLPEKKSKTDLSNDAEAAADEEKTLFNSLAPALPKHHNKPQQSSEDEEEESKEPTTVVENVSQEPTKPLRFLPGVLVGGENQTSSLDLASKPLDVDDILQSLLGTTDKVPEKQNTLNAGTVLCSTSNKSPALNTPRPDRFIIKRREIKVVKSEHSLQESTSPTDRFKLRDDVDLENSRATSSVSLKDKPQDISTESFLANISPVKTEEENKGIPQHNTEQQMNDQQKVEKESKGSSYLEQASNGSVCPVTVSCTFGEDNISPVTSKSLFLIPKRDPRQAVGRTSTDSFHDGDGNKNVNTKESTFTIENTLSERKAHSIPRDQSQGYVLPNVLNTNIQCSSVQTGTEQQRFSYQQGTKYLHVNEEIQNINTIPSFRRGPDFSLSSQGLIPGPVPGHFPQAGFPAHHIPPDHISGPGFHFQRMPNSDFPSQNNTVSNFQPQPPQIPPLFSFPRGPPPVFHPSESEVQNHGMPWPPPVSFPPSFPPHHTGLAPSGPQLSYDSRYGVSSKPHMIAKDKGPERRYSDPWDRQPQHAEKRDRSEHQSRQRYYSESYHERKGRHRERDYERDRGKYGERHSEKDGPRERSRSGDEKDRERRRSQEERHRGKDRDRHGAERPRDRHRSEEYSSRSDKEREKTKERDKDKHKKDADYEKGSKDTKSKDEKHL, translated from the exons TTGTAGGACTTGAAGACATCATGTATGAGGGGGAATTAAAGGAAAGTGGCCATGATATCATTGAGGAAGAAGACTTGATGCTTCCCGGCAAGAGCCAAAGAGGCAGATCTGTAAATGCTGCTTTGCAGTCACCTAGAAAGTCACCACGCTTAATGGCTCAAG aacctgTGAGAAGTTTACGACAGAGTACCTTAGCAAGACGTTGCAGTCCTTCAAATACTTTAAAGAAATCCCCAGCAAAAGGTGACCCAGGGAGAAGGGGGGAACAAAAACAGCAGGAAAATTTAACTGGACAAGATGAATCGGAAAGTTGTTCACAAGAGTCAGGCCTGCATAGTGTTCAGCAGATAATAGCTACAGGTGTTTCTGCAATGAACCCTGCAGCAGTAGCTCCCAAGAAAGAAGACACTGTTGAGGATTTTAACAGTGGGTTAAAGGTGGAAGAGCAGTCCTGTAGATCTCATATGACAGACACAAACATGGCGCAGACAAATGAGGACAGCTCAATCTGTCAAATACATGATACAGACAAGAAAATCAGCAGGGAACAAGACAACGAATTGTTTGAAACTAGCATCAGTGAAAATGCACCAAATACTGCAATACATACTGAGGGAAACATATGTGAAGTAAAAGGAAAGGCAAGTGAGATGCAAATCAATATCCTGGGTTCCTCAGAGTTAGGGCCATGTATAAACCCTAATGAAGTTCAGGAAGGCCCCAATATGTTACTGAGGAATTGTAAGGTAGAAGATAGgaccaaaaaaaacattccagatAAATCTGCAATTGAACCAGAAAATGTCCGGGACCAAATAGATGCTCAGACATTGAGATACAGCAGTGTTGAAAGAATTGGTCCTGATAAAAGTCACGGTGTTAATGAAACGCAGCAGCATGCAGACACCAATGCAGAAGAAAGGCTTCATCCATCTAAAGGTCGAAAGAATCAAGAATCTCGGAGCAAACTGGACCAAAAATATCCAATAAAGAAACTGTTAAAATCTAAAGAGGTGCACTCCACATTAAAACAGCATCATAAGCTTTTACCAAAGTTGCAGGCAGAGTTACTGATGGAACAAAAATTTGCACAACAGAGAAAGGCGAGGATAGACATTCCGAATTATCAGGGGCCCAAACAAAAGCAGCCCTTGACAGCTATAAAACGTAAAGCAGATGACCCCAAAATGCACCAGCAACAGGAGGCAGCAAAACTTCAGAAAACTGAAGGAAGCAGCCAGGATGTGAAGTCAAAAATTGGGGCTAAAACACATCCGAAGCAAGCACACATGCTACAACCTAGCATGAGTTTAAAGTCTCCAGAGTCAGGTAGACCAGCAAATAGAACGTTAGCCATTGGTGTTGTTAAAGACAGATTTAAGAGCCAACAGCAGACTACACAGTTTCCTCATATGAGCCAAAAACATCATGTGGCACTAAGTAAATCCAGCTTTATTCAAAAGGATGAGCTAGAAGAGGATGATGGAGAAAAACATAATTTGAAAAAGAATGAGAAGGGATTGCACAGACAAAGGAGAAGCAGCAGGAGCCTCTCTCTAAATGAGCCTCCCTTGTTCATCCCAGACAATGTGCCAGCAGTGAAAAAGGATGCTTCTGAAGATGGAGATTCTAATGATAATGAAGTTATGTGGGATCACAGCAAGAACTGTGTTTTCTGTAAAAAACCTCACAGCAACAG GTTCATGGTGGGATGTGGGCGCTGTGATGATTGGTTCCATGGTGACTGTGTTGGGCTCGGCCTTGCTCAGGCACAGCAAATGGAGCAGGAAGACCAAGAATATGTATGTTTAAAGTGCTGTGCTGAAGAAGATAAAGGAGTCAAATCCAGTGCACAGAACCCTTGTGCAAAACAACAACCCAGTTCCCTACACCACTCCAAGCCAGAGCACCAGGAGAGCAGACCTGCAGTTAAGCATGAAAAACTTGGGCAGTCAGCATCCTCCTCTACAGGTGTCTGTAACCTTAACCTTGGGACAAGTGAAAAAACAAAGCAGTCAGATGATATTAGGAAGTACAAAGTCAAAATTTTCAGAAAG GAATCGACAGAGGGAATTTCCTCTGAATCCAGGGAAATGGAGAACAGAAAAATGCAAACAGTGGGGAGAATAAGACGTCCATCAGGGGACTGGATGGGGCATGGGGACAGTGAACCGAAACCAG GGATCAGTGAAAGGCAAGATATCAAGAAAAGGCAAATAGAAAAGTCTCCTTTCTCCTTGCTTTCTTCCTCAAAAAAACCTTCAGTTGAGCAAATAAGGCAGAATGTCCGTGAATCTCTGAAGGACATTCTCATTAAAAG ACTCTCTGAATCTAATTTGAAGATTTCTACAGACAGAGCTGCGAAAGTTGCCTTGAAAACTGAGAGAgaactattttctttctttcggGACACTGACACAAAATACAAGAGCAAATACCGAAGCTTAATGTTCAACCTTAAGGATGCTAAAAATAAT GTCTTATTCAAGCGTGTTCTCAAAGGTGAGATTAGTCCAGATCATTTGATTCGTATGAGTCCTGAGGAACTTGCATCAAAGGAACTGGCTGCTTGGAGGCAGAGAGAAAATCGACAT ACAATTGAAATGATTGAAAAGGAACAGCGAGAGGTTGAAAGGCGGCCAATCACAAAAATTACTCACAAAGGAGAAATAGAAATCGAGAATCAAGAGCAAGTGAAAGAGCCTGAAGTTATGGAGGTAGAG GAGGAACCAGTGCCTAAACCAGTAGAAGAACCAGAGGAAGTTACAGAAGAGGCAGATTCTGAAAGCACAAAAGATACAACAAGCCAGCACAAGAAACACCTGTTTGACCTTAATTGTAAAATCTGCACAG GGAGGATGGCTCCACCTGTAGATGACGTTCCTTCAAAGATAGTGAAGGTTGCAACTACTGTGATACGAAGGCAATCAAATATTGAAGAGGAAACGCTGGTTAATACTGTTCCTACCTACTCAGAAGTTCTGTCTTTCAGTGCCCAAGATGagaaagatgaaaaaaaaactgtctccCCTAGTGCCTCATTCTGTGCTGAAGGGAG GTTTAATGCCTATGACAATGTAATAGATGAAGCAGCATTTGTTGGTCGTTTAGAGTCTCTTTGGAAAGGATTCATCAACATGCCTTCTGTGGCAAAGTTTGTAATTAAAGCCTATCCGGTGTCTGGCATATTAGACCACCTTACTgag GATCTACCAGATAGCATTCAGGTTGGAGGTAGGATATCCCCTCAAATGGTATGGGATTATGTGGAAAAGATTCGTGCCTCTGGAACAAAA GAGGTGTGCTTAATTCGCTTTTGCCCTGTGACAGAAGAGGATCAGATCTCTTACACTTTACTATATGCATACTTCAGTAGCCGAAAGCGTTACGGTGTTGTGGCCAACAACATGAAGCAGGTGAAGGACATGTATCTCATACCCCTGGCATCCTCAGAAAAAGTTCCTCACCATCTCTTGTCCTTTGATGGCCCAG GTTTAGAAGCCAGGCGCCCAAACCTCCTTCTAGGATTAATCATTCGGCAGAGGGTTAAGAGAGACTTTGTTGCAGTCCTTCCAGTAGATGTCCCTGAAACAGCATCCGACGCATCTTTACCtgagaaaaaaagcaaaactgattTATCAAATGATGCAGAAGCAGCAGCCGATGaggaaaaaacattatttaactcGCTTGCACCAGCACTGCCAAAGCATCACAACAAACCTCAGCAATCTAGTGAAGATGAAGAGGAAGAAAGTAAAGAACCTACTACAGTTGTGGAAAATGTCTCACAGGAGCCAACAAAACCTTTAAGGTTTCTTCCTGGAGTGTTGGTTGGTGGGGAGAACCAAACATCATCTCTTGACCTGGCCAGCAAGCCGTTAGATGTGGATGATATTCTTCAAAGCTTATTGGGTACAACAGACAAAGTACCTGAAAAACAGAACACCTTAAATGCTGGCACTGTCTTATGCTCTACTTCCAATAAAAGCCCAGCTTTGAATACTCCCAGGCCAGATCGTTTTATAATAAAAAGGAGAGAAATTAAAGTTGTTAAATCTGAGCACAGTCTTCAAGAATCTACAAGTCCTACTGACAGATTTAAACTAAGAGATGATGTAGATCTAGAAAACTCAAGGGCAACAAGTTCTGTTTCCCTGAAAGATAAACCACAAGACATTTCCACCGAGTCCTTCCTGGCAAATATATCCCCAGTTAAAacagaggaagaaaacaaaggtATTCCACAGCATAATACAGAACAGCAGATGAATGACCAACAAAAAGTTGAAAAAGAAAGCAAAGGCAGCTCTTATTTGGAACAAGCTAGTAATGGAAGTGTATGTCCTGTAACTGTATCTTGTACATTTGGTGAGGACAACATATCTCCTGTTACTTCAAAATCATTGTTTCTGATTCCCAAAAGGGACCCTCGTCAAGCTGTTGGAAGAACCTCCACAGATAGCTTTCATGATGGGGATGGAAATAAAAATGTCAATACAAAAGAAAGCACttttacaatagaaaatacaCTTTCTGAGAGAAAAGCTCATTCAATTCCTAGAGATCAGAGTCAAGGATATGTCTTGCctaatgttttaaatacaaacattCAGTGTTCCTCAGTTCAAACTGGGACAGAACAGCAACGTTTTTCATATCAGCAAGGCACAAAGTACCTACATGTAAATgaagaaatacaaaacattaaCACTATTCCATCATTCAGAAGGGGACCTGACTTCAGTTTGTCTTCACAAGGCCTGATTCCGGGTCCTGTTCCAGGTCATTTCCCACAAGCAGGATTTCCAGCACATCACATCCCACCAGATCACATTAGTGGTCCTGGGTTTCACTTTCAGAGAATGCCAAATTCAGATTTTCCTTCACAAAATAACACAGTGTCTAATTTTCAACCCCAGCCTCCACAAATACCACCTCTGTTTAGTTTTCCaagaggtcctcctccagtgttTCATCCATCAGAATCTGAAGTTCAGAATCATGGCATGCCTTGGCCTCCCCCTGTCTCTTTTCCACCAAGCTTTCCACCACACCACACAGGACTTGCACCTTCTGGTCCACAGTTGTCTTATGATTCAAGATATGGAGTCTCTTCAAAACCACACATGATTGCGAAAGATAAAGGACCAGAAAGACGCTACAGTGACCCCTGGGACAGACAACCTCAGCATGCTGAAAAGAGGGACCGGAGCGAACACCAAAGCAGGCAAAGGTATTACAGTGAATCCTATCATGAAAGAAAAGGAAGACATCGTGAAAGGGATTATGAGCGAGATAGGGGAAAATATGGGGAACGTCATTCAGAAAAAGATGGACCCAGAGAGAGAAGTCGAAGTGGGGATGAGAAAGACCGAGAGAGGAGGAGAAGCCAGGAAGAGAGACATAGAGGTAAAGACAGGGACAGACATGGTGCTGAACGACCGAGAGATAGGCATCGAAGTGAGGAATACAGCAGTCGTTCTGACAAAGAAAGGGAGAAGACCAAGGAAAGAGATAAAGATAAACATAAAAAAGACGCTGATTATGAAAAAGGAAGCAAAGATACAAAATCAAAAGATGAAAAACATTTATGA
- the LOC117403280 gene encoding PHD finger protein 3-like isoform X5: MNPAAVAPKKEDTVEDFNSGLKVEEQSCRSHMTDTNMAQTNEDSSICQIHDTDKKISREQDNELFETSISENAPNTAIHTEGNICEVKGKASEMQINILGSSELGPCINPNEVQEGPNMLLRNCKVEDRTKKNIPDKSAIEPENVRDQIDAQTLRYSSVERIGPDKSHGVNETQQHADTNAEERLHPSKGRKNQESRSKLDQKYPIKKLLKSKEVHSTLKQHHKLLPKLQAELLMEQKFAQQRKARIDIPNYQGPKQKQPLTAIKRKADDPKMHQQQEAAKLQKTEGSSQDVKSKIGAKTHPKQAHMLQPSMSLKSPESGRPANRTLAIGVVKDRFKSQQQTTQFPHMSQKHHVALSKSSFIQKDELEEDDGEKHNLKKNEKGLHRQRRSSRSLSLNEPPLFIPDNVPAVKKDASEDGDSNDNEVMWDHSKNCVFCKKPHSNRFMVGCGRCDDWFHGDCVGLGLAQAQQMEQEDQEYVCLKCCAEEDKGVKSSAQNPCAKQQPSSLHHSKPEHQESRPAVKHEKLGQSASSSTGVCNLNLGTSEKTKQSDDIRKYKVKIFRKESTEGISSESREMENRKMQTVGRIRRPSGDWMGHGDSEPKPGISERQDIKKRQIEKSPFSLLSSSKKPSVEQIRQNVRESLKDILIKRLSESNLKISTDRAAKVALKTERELFSFFRDTDTKYKSKYRSLMFNLKDAKNNVLFKRVLKGEISPDHLIRMSPEELASKELAAWRQRENRHTIEMIEKEQREVERRPITKITHKGEIEIENQEQVKEPEVMEVEEEPVPKPVEEPEEVTEEADSESTKDTTSQHKKHLFDLNCKICTGRMAPPVDDVPSKIVKVATTVIRRQSNIEEETLVNTVPTYSEVLSFSAQDEKDEKKTVSPSASFCAEGRFNAYDNVIDEAAFVGRLESLWKGFINMPSVAKFVIKAYPVSGILDHLTEDLPDSIQVGGRISPQMVWDYVEKIRASGTKEVCLIRFCPVTEEDQISYTLLYAYFSSRKRYGVVANNMKQVKDMYLIPLASSEKVPHHLLSFDGPGLEARRPNLLLGLIIRQRVKRDFVAVLPVDVPETASDASLPEKKSKTDLSNDAEAAADEEKTLFNSLAPALPKHHNKPQQSSEDEEEESKEPTTVVENVSQEPTKPLRFLPGVLVGGENQTSSLDLASKPLDVDDILQSLLGTTDKVPEKQNTLNAGTVLCSTSNKSPALNTPRPDRFIIKRREIKVVKSEHSLQESTSPTDRFKLRDDVDLENSRATSSVSLKDKPQDISTESFLANISPVKTEEENKGIPQHNTEQQMNDQQKVEKESKGSSYLEQASNGSVCPVTVSCTFGEDNISPVTSKSLFLIPKRDPRQAVGRTSTDSFHDGDGNKNVNTKESTFTIENTLSERKAHSIPRDQSQGYVLPNVLNTNIQCSSVQTGTEQQRFSYQQGTKYLHVNEEIQNINTIPSFRRGPDFSLSSQGLIPGPVPGHFPQAGFPAHHIPPDHISGPGFHFQRMPNSDFPSQNNTVSNFQPQPPQIPPLFSFPRGPPPVFHPSESEVQNHGMPWPPPVSFPPSFPPHHTGLAPSGPQLSYDSRYGVSSKPHMIAKDKGPERRYSDPWDRQPQHAEKRDRSEHQSRQRYYSESYHERKGRHRERDYERDRGKYGERHSEKDGPRERSRSGDEKDRERRRSQEERHRGKDRDRHGAERPRDRHRSEEYSSRSDKEREKTKERDKDKHKKDADYEKGSKDTKSKDEKHL; the protein is encoded by the exons ATGAACCCTGCAGCAGTAGCTCCCAAGAAAGAAGACACTGTTGAGGATTTTAACAGTGGGTTAAAGGTGGAAGAGCAGTCCTGTAGATCTCATATGACAGACACAAACATGGCGCAGACAAATGAGGACAGCTCAATCTGTCAAATACATGATACAGACAAGAAAATCAGCAGGGAACAAGACAACGAATTGTTTGAAACTAGCATCAGTGAAAATGCACCAAATACTGCAATACATACTGAGGGAAACATATGTGAAGTAAAAGGAAAGGCAAGTGAGATGCAAATCAATATCCTGGGTTCCTCAGAGTTAGGGCCATGTATAAACCCTAATGAAGTTCAGGAAGGCCCCAATATGTTACTGAGGAATTGTAAGGTAGAAGATAGgaccaaaaaaaacattccagatAAATCTGCAATTGAACCAGAAAATGTCCGGGACCAAATAGATGCTCAGACATTGAGATACAGCAGTGTTGAAAGAATTGGTCCTGATAAAAGTCACGGTGTTAATGAAACGCAGCAGCATGCAGACACCAATGCAGAAGAAAGGCTTCATCCATCTAAAGGTCGAAAGAATCAAGAATCTCGGAGCAAACTGGACCAAAAATATCCAATAAAGAAACTGTTAAAATCTAAAGAGGTGCACTCCACATTAAAACAGCATCATAAGCTTTTACCAAAGTTGCAGGCAGAGTTACTGATGGAACAAAAATTTGCACAACAGAGAAAGGCGAGGATAGACATTCCGAATTATCAGGGGCCCAAACAAAAGCAGCCCTTGACAGCTATAAAACGTAAAGCAGATGACCCCAAAATGCACCAGCAACAGGAGGCAGCAAAACTTCAGAAAACTGAAGGAAGCAGCCAGGATGTGAAGTCAAAAATTGGGGCTAAAACACATCCGAAGCAAGCACACATGCTACAACCTAGCATGAGTTTAAAGTCTCCAGAGTCAGGTAGACCAGCAAATAGAACGTTAGCCATTGGTGTTGTTAAAGACAGATTTAAGAGCCAACAGCAGACTACACAGTTTCCTCATATGAGCCAAAAACATCATGTGGCACTAAGTAAATCCAGCTTTATTCAAAAGGATGAGCTAGAAGAGGATGATGGAGAAAAACATAATTTGAAAAAGAATGAGAAGGGATTGCACAGACAAAGGAGAAGCAGCAGGAGCCTCTCTCTAAATGAGCCTCCCTTGTTCATCCCAGACAATGTGCCAGCAGTGAAAAAGGATGCTTCTGAAGATGGAGATTCTAATGATAATGAAGTTATGTGGGATCACAGCAAGAACTGTGTTTTCTGTAAAAAACCTCACAGCAACAG GTTCATGGTGGGATGTGGGCGCTGTGATGATTGGTTCCATGGTGACTGTGTTGGGCTCGGCCTTGCTCAGGCACAGCAAATGGAGCAGGAAGACCAAGAATATGTATGTTTAAAGTGCTGTGCTGAAGAAGATAAAGGAGTCAAATCCAGTGCACAGAACCCTTGTGCAAAACAACAACCCAGTTCCCTACACCACTCCAAGCCAGAGCACCAGGAGAGCAGACCTGCAGTTAAGCATGAAAAACTTGGGCAGTCAGCATCCTCCTCTACAGGTGTCTGTAACCTTAACCTTGGGACAAGTGAAAAAACAAAGCAGTCAGATGATATTAGGAAGTACAAAGTCAAAATTTTCAGAAAG GAATCGACAGAGGGAATTTCCTCTGAATCCAGGGAAATGGAGAACAGAAAAATGCAAACAGTGGGGAGAATAAGACGTCCATCAGGGGACTGGATGGGGCATGGGGACAGTGAACCGAAACCAG GGATCAGTGAAAGGCAAGATATCAAGAAAAGGCAAATAGAAAAGTCTCCTTTCTCCTTGCTTTCTTCCTCAAAAAAACCTTCAGTTGAGCAAATAAGGCAGAATGTCCGTGAATCTCTGAAGGACATTCTCATTAAAAG ACTCTCTGAATCTAATTTGAAGATTTCTACAGACAGAGCTGCGAAAGTTGCCTTGAAAACTGAGAGAgaactattttctttctttcggGACACTGACACAAAATACAAGAGCAAATACCGAAGCTTAATGTTCAACCTTAAGGATGCTAAAAATAAT GTCTTATTCAAGCGTGTTCTCAAAGGTGAGATTAGTCCAGATCATTTGATTCGTATGAGTCCTGAGGAACTTGCATCAAAGGAACTGGCTGCTTGGAGGCAGAGAGAAAATCGACAT ACAATTGAAATGATTGAAAAGGAACAGCGAGAGGTTGAAAGGCGGCCAATCACAAAAATTACTCACAAAGGAGAAATAGAAATCGAGAATCAAGAGCAAGTGAAAGAGCCTGAAGTTATGGAGGTAGAG GAGGAACCAGTGCCTAAACCAGTAGAAGAACCAGAGGAAGTTACAGAAGAGGCAGATTCTGAAAGCACAAAAGATACAACAAGCCAGCACAAGAAACACCTGTTTGACCTTAATTGTAAAATCTGCACAG GGAGGATGGCTCCACCTGTAGATGACGTTCCTTCAAAGATAGTGAAGGTTGCAACTACTGTGATACGAAGGCAATCAAATATTGAAGAGGAAACGCTGGTTAATACTGTTCCTACCTACTCAGAAGTTCTGTCTTTCAGTGCCCAAGATGagaaagatgaaaaaaaaactgtctccCCTAGTGCCTCATTCTGTGCTGAAGGGAG GTTTAATGCCTATGACAATGTAATAGATGAAGCAGCATTTGTTGGTCGTTTAGAGTCTCTTTGGAAAGGATTCATCAACATGCCTTCTGTGGCAAAGTTTGTAATTAAAGCCTATCCGGTGTCTGGCATATTAGACCACCTTACTgag GATCTACCAGATAGCATTCAGGTTGGAGGTAGGATATCCCCTCAAATGGTATGGGATTATGTGGAAAAGATTCGTGCCTCTGGAACAAAA GAGGTGTGCTTAATTCGCTTTTGCCCTGTGACAGAAGAGGATCAGATCTCTTACACTTTACTATATGCATACTTCAGTAGCCGAAAGCGTTACGGTGTTGTGGCCAACAACATGAAGCAGGTGAAGGACATGTATCTCATACCCCTGGCATCCTCAGAAAAAGTTCCTCACCATCTCTTGTCCTTTGATGGCCCAG GTTTAGAAGCCAGGCGCCCAAACCTCCTTCTAGGATTAATCATTCGGCAGAGGGTTAAGAGAGACTTTGTTGCAGTCCTTCCAGTAGATGTCCCTGAAACAGCATCCGACGCATCTTTACCtgagaaaaaaagcaaaactgattTATCAAATGATGCAGAAGCAGCAGCCGATGaggaaaaaacattatttaactcGCTTGCACCAGCACTGCCAAAGCATCACAACAAACCTCAGCAATCTAGTGAAGATGAAGAGGAAGAAAGTAAAGAACCTACTACAGTTGTGGAAAATGTCTCACAGGAGCCAACAAAACCTTTAAGGTTTCTTCCTGGAGTGTTGGTTGGTGGGGAGAACCAAACATCATCTCTTGACCTGGCCAGCAAGCCGTTAGATGTGGATGATATTCTTCAAAGCTTATTGGGTACAACAGACAAAGTACCTGAAAAACAGAACACCTTAAATGCTGGCACTGTCTTATGCTCTACTTCCAATAAAAGCCCAGCTTTGAATACTCCCAGGCCAGATCGTTTTATAATAAAAAGGAGAGAAATTAAAGTTGTTAAATCTGAGCACAGTCTTCAAGAATCTACAAGTCCTACTGACAGATTTAAACTAAGAGATGATGTAGATCTAGAAAACTCAAGGGCAACAAGTTCTGTTTCCCTGAAAGATAAACCACAAGACATTTCCACCGAGTCCTTCCTGGCAAATATATCCCCAGTTAAAacagaggaagaaaacaaaggtATTCCACAGCATAATACAGAACAGCAGATGAATGACCAACAAAAAGTTGAAAAAGAAAGCAAAGGCAGCTCTTATTTGGAACAAGCTAGTAATGGAAGTGTATGTCCTGTAACTGTATCTTGTACATTTGGTGAGGACAACATATCTCCTGTTACTTCAAAATCATTGTTTCTGATTCCCAAAAGGGACCCTCGTCAAGCTGTTGGAAGAACCTCCACAGATAGCTTTCATGATGGGGATGGAAATAAAAATGTCAATACAAAAGAAAGCACttttacaatagaaaatacaCTTTCTGAGAGAAAAGCTCATTCAATTCCTAGAGATCAGAGTCAAGGATATGTCTTGCctaatgttttaaatacaaacattCAGTGTTCCTCAGTTCAAACTGGGACAGAACAGCAACGTTTTTCATATCAGCAAGGCACAAAGTACCTACATGTAAATgaagaaatacaaaacattaaCACTATTCCATCATTCAGAAGGGGACCTGACTTCAGTTTGTCTTCACAAGGCCTGATTCCGGGTCCTGTTCCAGGTCATTTCCCACAAGCAGGATTTCCAGCACATCACATCCCACCAGATCACATTAGTGGTCCTGGGTTTCACTTTCAGAGAATGCCAAATTCAGATTTTCCTTCACAAAATAACACAGTGTCTAATTTTCAACCCCAGCCTCCACAAATACCACCTCTGTTTAGTTTTCCaagaggtcctcctccagtgttTCATCCATCAGAATCTGAAGTTCAGAATCATGGCATGCCTTGGCCTCCCCCTGTCTCTTTTCCACCAAGCTTTCCACCACACCACACAGGACTTGCACCTTCTGGTCCACAGTTGTCTTATGATTCAAGATATGGAGTCTCTTCAAAACCACACATGATTGCGAAAGATAAAGGACCAGAAAGACGCTACAGTGACCCCTGGGACAGACAACCTCAGCATGCTGAAAAGAGGGACCGGAGCGAACACCAAAGCAGGCAAAGGTATTACAGTGAATCCTATCATGAAAGAAAAGGAAGACATCGTGAAAGGGATTATGAGCGAGATAGGGGAAAATATGGGGAACGTCATTCAGAAAAAGATGGACCCAGAGAGAGAAGTCGAAGTGGGGATGAGAAAGACCGAGAGAGGAGGAGAAGCCAGGAAGAGAGACATAGAGGTAAAGACAGGGACAGACATGGTGCTGAACGACCGAGAGATAGGCATCGAAGTGAGGAATACAGCAGTCGTTCTGACAAAGAAAGGGAGAAGACCAAGGAAAGAGATAAAGATAAACATAAAAAAGACGCTGATTATGAAAAAGGAAGCAAAGATACAAAATCAAAAGATGAAAAACATTTATGA